GCGGACAGCACCGCTGACAGCCGGGACATCGCCGCGACGTCGACCCCGACGCTGCGGGCACCGTCGAAGTCCTGTCCGACGGCCTCCATCATCTTCCCGACGCGGCTGTGGCGGTAGAGCAGGCCGATCAGCGTGATGAGCACCGGGGCTGCCAGGATCAGCGTCAGCGTCACCCCGGTGATCCGGAACGGCCCGAGCGTCATCGGCTGGTACCCCAGGTGCCAGGGGAAGTTGGCGGGCACGCCGCCGCTGATGATGTGCGCCACCTCTTCGATGACGATGCCGACGCCGAACGTGGACAGGATCCACGTCAAGGACGACGCGGTCCGGATGAACGGGCGGATCGCCGCCCACTCCTCCACCAGGACCGCGACGATGACGATGACCAGGCTGCCGGCGAAGGCCGCGACGGGAGACCAGCCGAGGCCGACCAGGCCGACCACGGAGACCGGGGCCAGGGACACCAGGCCGCCGTGGGCGAAGTTGACGACGCCGGTGACGCGTTCCATGACGCTGAACCCGGCCGCGATCAGGGCGTAGGCCATGCCGATCCCGAGGCCGGGGATCAGGACGTCGTTGACGAAGTTGATCATGTGGCTCCCTGGGTCGCCCGGGCCGATCGGTCAGCCGCCGGTCCCCACCGCCACGCACGCACCGGTCTCGCAGCTGTACTGCGCCGCCATCATCCCGAAGTCCGCGGCGTCCTCCTGACCGAGCCGGTCGTCGGCGCTGTACTCGTACGCGCCGCGGGAGGCGTCGACGGTCAGCCCGGCGTCCAGCACCTCGCGGATCGCCGCGGGGTCGGTCGAGCCCGCTTGCTCGATTGCCGCGTTGACCACGAGGACCATGTCGAAGGCGGCTGCACCGACGAACGAGGCAGTGCCTGCCTGCGCGGCCCCGGTCTCCTCGGCGAAGCGGGTCCAGAACTCGACGGCCAGCCCTTCCGGCTCGTCACCCTCTGCGTCGACCAGCATGGTGTTGGGGACCACGCCGGCTGCCAGCCGGTCGAGGTTCTCCTCGCCCAGAGCCTCGAGGACCGGCGCCTCGACCATGCCGAGCGGACCGGCGACGTGCGGGGTCCAGTCGATCTGCCGCAGGCCGTTGACCAGCTGCACCGCGTCGCCGTAGGCGGCCCAGGTCAGCAGCAGGTCGGTGTCGCCGGCGTCCTGTCGGAGCTGGCGGAGCTGGGCGGAGAGGTCCGGCGCCCCGGGCTGGAACGACATGGAGACCAGGTCAACGCCCATCTCCTCAGCGGCCGCCTCGGTGGCCTCGGCCTGCGACTCGCCGTAGCCCGAGAGGGGGTAGGCCAACGCGACGGTCGTCCCCGGGTCGGCTTGGGCGACGAGCCACTCGAGGTGCGGCCGAACGGTGACCTGGCCGTACTCGTAGGCGTGGAACATCCAGGGGTACTCACAGTCAGCGCAGGCGTTGTCCCACAGCTCGGGGGTGGCGGCGGTGGTGAAGCCCAGGACGCCGGCTTCGTTGAGGACCGGCTGCATGGCGAGGGCCGACTCGCTGGTCGACGGCGAGAGGATCGCAACGAGGCTCTCGTCGTTGGTGAGCTCCCGGGCCTGGGAGACGACCGTCGCGGGATCTTCGGCGCTGTCGCGGACCTCGAGCTCGTAGCTGACGCCGCCTGCAGCCAACCCCTCGGACTCGAGGTAGTCGATCGCCGCGCGCGCACCGGCTTCGCTGGGCTCGCCGAACACCGTCGCCGTGGGGCCGGTCAGGGCCGCGAGCACGGCGAGCGTCACCGTCTCGCCCGAGAGGTCGGCCGTGGAGCTGTCGTCAGCGGCGGCGGGCTCTTCGGCACCGGTTTCGGCAGGCGCGTCCTCCGTCCCGTCAGCATCTGGCGCCGCGTCCTCGGTGGCCGTATCGCCCGCCGCCTCCTCGACTTCTGTCGCTCCGTCCGCGGTCTCCTCATCATCGCCCGAGTCCGACCCCGCACATCCTGTGGCGAGGAGCGTCACGGCCGCGAGCGCAGCAGCGGCCCGGCGCAGAACACGGTTCGTTCGCATGTCATGCCCTGTCTCGTCGTGCATGTCGGATCGACATGGCTCGGCTCATCTCTGCAGGGAGACCGCCCGCGCGGGCACCCGCATCTATACAAGCTACGCAATCATGATAAAGATTTGCTGTCAACGGCTTTCGCAGAACGTCGCGGTCAGCCGTCGCCCACCGTGTGGAGGGGGTAGACCACGCCGGCGCCGCCGTCGACGCGGAGGTCGACCCCGGTGACGTAGGCCGCCGCGTCCGAGAGCAGGAACGCCACCGCCCCCGCGATGTCGTCGACGTCGCCGAGATGGCCCGCGGGGATGCTCGCGCCGATGCGGTCGAGGGTCTCCGCCGGGCTCGATGCGGCGATCCGGGGGGTGCGGATGGCCCCCGGCGACACCGTGTTGGCGCGGACGCCGTGCGGGGCGTTCTCGAGCGCGAGCGTCCGGGCCAGCGACCGCAAGCCGGCCTTGCCGGCGCCGTAGGGCCCGTGCAGGGGGGCGGATGTGGCGCCGCTCAGCGACGAGATGAACACCACCGATCCACCGCCGTCGCGCAGGTGCGGCAGCACTGCGCGGGAGAGGTAGAAGGCGTGGTCGAGGGTCAGCTCCGCTCCTCGACGCCACACCTCGGGCTCGATGCGGTCCAAGGTGCGCCAGAGCTCGTCGGGCCACATGCCGATGATGTCGACTAGCCCGTCGAGTCCGCCGAGCTGGTCGGCGGCCTGGTCGACGACCCGCTCGCAGTCCGCCGCTCGGGTCAGGTCCCCCACCAGGCCGATCCCCGAGGTCCGGTCGGCGATGGCGCGGGCTCGGTCGGGGTCGACGTCGGCGCAGGCCACGGTGCCGCCGAGCGCGTGGATGGCCGTGGACGTCGCCGCGCCCATGCCCTGGCCGGCGCCCGCGACCAGGACGCGTCGCCCGTCCAGGCGGAACCGTGATGCCCAGGTCTGCTCGTCGTGTGGTGTCACCGCCACGACGGCCTACCGGGGTGCGATCTGGATCTCGCGGCGGGCGAAGACCCACCGGCCGTCGCGGTGGACCAGCTCGTCGGCGTACCGGCCCGCCTGGACGATCTGCCACCCTTCGCCCACGGGTGGGGCGACCAGGTACCAGTCGGAGGTGGCGGTCGCGCGGTCGCCGTCGACGTCGATGTGGGTGTTCGCGATCAGGTGGCGGTCGCGGGGGTGGTCGGCCAGCGCCGCGGTCAGGGCGTCGATGGCCTCGTCCACTCCGTGGCAGGTGCGGCTGGTGAGCACGTACGTGGTGTCAGCGTCGAAGATGTGCCGCAGGCGGTCGTACTCGCGGTCGTCGACGGCGGTGGCGTAGACGGCCATGGCGTTGCGGATGGATTCCTCGGGGGTGGTGGGCACGTGGGCACCTCTCTGGTCGGTTGGGCTACATGACCCCGGACGACGCGCCCCGCGCGGTCACGTGGTCGGGGAAGCGGCGGAGCATTGCGTCCTGTGCGTAGGAGGCCACCAGCTGGCCGGCCGCGGTGAACAGCTGCCCGCGCCCGTACACCCGGCCCGCGCCCGCCCAGGTGCACTCGGTGGCGATGAGCAGCCAGTCGGATGCGGCGATGGGCTGGTGGAAGGAGAGGGTGTGGGTGATGACCGCGGTGGACACGACCTCGTGCGCCATCCGCAGCGACAGGCCCTCGTGAGACCGCAGGGCGGTGGGCAGCAGCAGCGGGTCGGTCAGCCAGGCGGCGAGGGCCTGGTGGCGGACCCGGTCCAGCTCTGCCACGTCGGGCCAGCGGCACCACAGGTCCAGTCGCATGTCGCCGGTGGCTCCGGTGTCGTCGAGGTCCAGGCCGCCGACGACGCGGACCTCCGCGCCCGGTGCCTCGAACACGTCGGTCGCGGGCGCCTGCTCAGGCGCGCCCGCCGGCGGCGGGGGCGGGCCGTGGCGCAGGACGTCGTCCTCCTCGGTGTCGAGCAGGACGGTCGCGACGCACACGCGCCGGTCGCCCTGGCTGACCGTGACGGTGGCGGTGGCCATCGTCCGTCCGACGGCGACCGGGTCGACGCGGAGCTGCAGCGGGTCCTCCGGCGACCCGGGCCGCGGGAAGGCGGCGTGGACCGACCGGACGGTCTTGCTCGGGTCGACGCCGGCGGCGGCGACGACGACCTGGCCGAGGAGCTGGCCGCCGAAGACCGGCCGCCCCTCCCCCAGCGCGGCGCTGTGGGCGACGAAGGCGTCCGGCCCGTCCGGGCGCAGCTCCAGGGACTGCAGGGGTGTGGTCACGGCTGCCCTCTCCTGATCGGGGTTGGTAGGTTGCCGACATGGCCACCTCTGGACCGAGCGGGACGACGACGCGGACGCTGCTGTACCTGGAGTTCGCCTTGCCCGAGGCGGACCGGGCCCGCCTGGACGCCCACCTGGCGGCCGGGTCGCGGTCGCTGACCGCGGTGGTCCGCGCGGCGATCGAGGCCGAGCTGGCCGCCGCCACCGACGGTGAGGTGACCTCGATCGACCCGCGGCACACCTCCGGCGTCGCCCACGGTCACTGACCGCACGGCATCCCCCACAGGGCGGCCAGCTCGACGTCGTGGGCGATGACCGCGTCCAGGTCCCCCGCACGGTCCGGTCCGGCCAGGGCGGCCGCCAGCCGCACCGATGGGCCAGGCGGTCCCGCGGCGCCGACAGCATCTAGCCGCTCGTCGACTGCCCGTGCGGGATCGGCCGCGACTGCGGTGATCACGCCGAGCTGCTGGGCGACGTCGGCGGTGAGGCCCCGGCCCGTGATGGCCAGATCGACCACGGTCGA
This DNA window, taken from Euzebya sp., encodes the following:
- a CDS encoding SDR family NAD(P)-dependent oxidoreductase, coding for MTPHDEQTWASRFRLDGRRVLVAGAGQGMGAATSTAIHALGGTVACADVDPDRARAIADRTSGIGLVGDLTRAADCERVVDQAADQLGGLDGLVDIIGMWPDELWRTLDRIEPEVWRRGAELTLDHAFYLSRAVLPHLRDGGGSVVFISSLSGATSAPLHGPYGAGKAGLRSLARTLALENAPHGVRANTVSPGAIRTPRIAASSPAETLDRIGASIPAGHLGDVDDIAGAVAFLLSDAAAYVTGVDLRVDGGAGVVYPLHTVGDG
- a CDS encoding ABC transporter substrate-binding protein, yielding MRTNRVLRRAAAALAAVTLLATGCAGSDSGDDEETADGATEVEEAAGDTATEDAAPDADGTEDAPAETGAEEPAAADDSSTADLSGETVTLAVLAALTGPTATVFGEPSEAGARAAIDYLESEGLAAGGVSYELEVRDSAEDPATVVSQARELTNDESLVAILSPSTSESALAMQPVLNEAGVLGFTTAATPELWDNACADCEYPWMFHAYEYGQVTVRPHLEWLVAQADPGTTVALAYPLSGYGESQAEATEAAAEEMGVDLVSMSFQPGAPDLSAQLRQLRQDAGDTDLLLTWAAYGDAVQLVNGLRQIDWTPHVAGPLGMVEAPVLEALGEENLDRLAAGVVPNTMLVDAEGDEPEGLAVEFWTRFAEETGAAQAGTASFVGAAAFDMVLVVNAAIEQAGSTDPAAIREVLDAGLTVDASRGAYEYSADDRLGQEDAADFGMMAAQYSCETGACVAVGTGG
- a CDS encoding nuclear transport factor 2 family protein, whose product is MPTTPEESIRNAMAVYATAVDDREYDRLRHIFDADTTYVLTSRTCHGVDEAIDALTAALADHPRDRHLIANTHIDVDGDRATATSDWYLVAPPVGEGWQIVQAGRYADELVHRDGRWVFARREIQIAPR
- a CDS encoding branched-chain amino acid ABC transporter permease, with the translated sequence MINFVNDVLIPGLGIGMAYALIAAGFSVMERVTGVVNFAHGGLVSLAPVSVVGLVGLGWSPVAAFAGSLVIVIVAVLVEEWAAIRPFIRTASSLTWILSTFGVGIVIEEVAHIISGGVPANFPWHLGYQPMTLGPFRITGVTLTLILAAPVLITLIGLLYRHSRVGKMMEAVGQDFDGARSVGVDVAAMSRLSAVLSAVVAAITGWLIAPIFLASPEIGILLTFNGFVALAFGGVGSLPGALVGGTAVGLTVHAAGVALGPSWSNLMLFALLLAVYLVRPGGAFPPAHARRV
- a CDS encoding acyl-CoA thioesterase; translated protein: MTTPLQSLELRPDGPDAFVAHSAALGEGRPVFGGQLLGQVVVAAAGVDPSKTVRSVHAAFPRPGSPEDPLQLRVDPVAVGRTMATATVTVSQGDRRVCVATVLLDTEEDDVLRHGPPPPPAGAPEQAPATDVFEAPGAEVRVVGGLDLDDTGATGDMRLDLWCRWPDVAELDRVRHQALAAWLTDPLLLPTALRSHEGLSLRMAHEVVSTAVITHTLSFHQPIAASDWLLIATECTWAGAGRVYGRGQLFTAAGQLVASYAQDAMLRRFPDHVTARGASSGVM